One Vigna unguiculata cultivar IT97K-499-35 chromosome 7, ASM411807v1, whole genome shotgun sequence genomic region harbors:
- the LOC114190841 gene encoding uncharacterized protein LOC114190841: MGKEWHWGGRSSKRGGEAQTEIPSGCICALFQAFDFHPFHFSINHQPSSFKSRTREHHTLPKGAEGPRHSLESEDGTTVSSISKEANFKIPKNIQIRTRGSTRSKTEISDLSSEISVSPGTKTPTLVARLMGLDLLPDTHSPSSPCLSTPNLYRPRQHIKIIKHRNSTGSDFLPGIPKMSSARKSDVEHRLSLQINKENTVSYEDFEVPRFSFSKGKYDENNSRSPSHYAKQIARQVRESVSRKVGRDITNTIKNRDHGEEECVTKISFKKTSKTPVNESSPGKLSNSSYSPRLSRFTDTKQKPSTTPKNQSTHSVLKPPSPPHAINIETELSEVSSQPKPQTLARKELQNQKAVTKCKKTTFGKSSRRVNKPPQTSIRNKQEEPFIIRYPLVTNFNGIKTKKKRTRPLSSDLFNGHNTVPNLLPVKIGLSPQKQTRVSDDDDCRDAKRNTQLFSCSRQTYREEAPRPPAPRGPTTCDHDKSHGAFTTISSAALHEGPEFHYVTTILSRTTGSHSNATTRIPHLHFQWFSPTHPLDPSLFHSLERYPTSHSFVSFLEDNKDCVFERKHGLGPRCNRRLLFDLVDELLSEILVRPKRFRGRLLETVWERVRSLPRAKCEVLEDIDGLVEMEEMREEEEEEGLVKEIERNIVEWLVHETLTVMVGGVYT; the protein is encoded by the exons ATGGGCAAGGAGTGGCATTGGGGTGGAAGGTCCTCCAAGAGGGGTGGAGAAGCTCAAACGGAAATCCCTTCTGGTTGCATCTGTGCACTCTTTCAGGCCTTCgattttcatccatttcactTTTCCATTAACCACCAACCATCCTCTTTCAAGTCTCGCACCCGAGAACACCACACTCTCCCTAAAG GAGCTGAAGGACCAAGGCATAGCTTGGAGTCAGAAGATGGTACTACAGTGTCATCAATCTCAAAAGAAGCAAATTTCAAAATACCT AAGAACATTCAGATCAGAACAAGAGGGAGCACAAGATCAAAAACAGAAATTAGTGATCTTTCGTCAGAAATCAGTGTCTCTCCAGGGACCAAGACACCAACTTTGGTTGCGAGGTTAATGGGTCTCGATCTTCTTCCTGATACACATTCCCCTTCTTCCCCGTGCCTTTCCACTCCAAACCTTTATAGACCACGACAACATATCAAAATAATCAAACATAGAAACAGCACTGGAAGTGACTTCTTGCCTGGGATTCCTAAAATGTCCTCTGCAAGAAAATCGGATGTTGAGCATAGACTCTCTCTCCAAATCAACAAGGAGAACACAGTTTCTTATGAGGATTTTGAGGTTCCTCGGTTTTCTTTTTCAAAGGGAAAATATGATGAGAACAATAGCAGGAGTCCGAGTCACTATGCCAAGCAAATTGCCAGACAGGTTAGAGAAAGTGTGAGCAGAAAGGTTGGTCGCGACATCACCAACACTATCAAAAACAGAGACCATGGAGAAGAGGAATGTGTAACCAAAATCTCATTCAAGAAAACTTCAAAAACTCCAGTGAATGAATCCAGCCCAGGAAAACTTTCAAACTCATCTTACTCCCCAAGGCTCAGCAGATTTACTGACACCAAACAAAAACCAAGCACAACTCCAAAAAATCAAAGCACACACTCAGTGCTAAAACCACCATCACCTCCACATGCGATCAACATTGAAACTGAGCTTTCAGAAGTTTCTTCACAGCCAAAGCCTCAAACATTGGCCAGGAAAGAGTTGCAGAACCAAAAAGCAGTCACAAAATGCAAAAAAACAACCTTTGGAAAGTCGAGTAGGAGAGTCAACAAGCCTCCACAAACATCAATTAGAAACAAGCAAGAAGAGCCATTTATTATTCGTTACCCATTAGTCACTAATTTCAATGGCATCAAAACCAAAAAGAAGAGAACTCGTCCACTTTCAAGCGATCTTTTTAATGGTCACAACACGGTTCCAAATCTTCTCCCTGTCAAGATAGGTCTTTCTCCTCAAAAACAG ACACGGGtgagtgatgatgatgattgtCGAGATGCAAAACGCAACACACAGTTATTTAGTTGTTCGCGCCAGACGTACAGAGAAGAAGCGCCACGACCACCCGCACCCCGAGGACCAACAACCTGCGATCACGACAAATCTCACGGCGCCTTCACCACCATCTCCTCCGCCGCACTCCACGAAGGACCAGAGTTTCACTACGTGACGACCATCTTGTCCCGTACCACGGGGTCCCACAGCAACGCCACCACGCGTATACCCCACCTCCATTTTCAGTGGTTCTCTCCCACCCACCCTTTGGACCCTTCACTCTTTCACAGTCTGGAGCGCTACCCAACATCCCATTCCTTTGTCTCTTTCCTTGAAGACAACAAAGATTGCGTCTTTGAGCGGAAACACGGGCTGGGTCCGCGCTGCAACCGTAGATTGCTGTTCGATTTGGTGGACGAGTTGCTGTCGGAGATTCTGGTTAGGCCGAAGCGTTTCAGAGGGAGGCTGTTGGAGACGGTGTGGGAGAGGGTTCGGAGTTTGCCACGTGCGAAGTGCGAGGTTTTGGAGGACATTGATGGGTTGGtagagatggaggagatgagggaagaagaggaagaagaagggtTGGTGAAGGAGATAGAGAGGAACATAGTGGAGTGGTTGGTGCATGAAACGTTAACCGTTATGGTTGGCGGCGTGTATACATAA
- the LOC114189751 gene encoding uncharacterized protein LOC114189751 — protein MTSNPSLLPEIGPDGLAKEAPVISYTEKIIEAEQLQLQKYIQENYSKIRDVERELANLSLEMKLTAGPKKAALEHLRKKIETSTERIRLAKLKEEQARKAWESASQVVRDEEAMKQKLCEDLSNLVQESSNSQFARLEELKRRLEALNPSRASTNLHDGRSAASSQDSTPQGSSVLNAKESNEGSTESVSNQSNGQKATVRNGPNQQPHNEGEGRSKKKVNLQSKGKGIGVVAKGRSSTPGWTGAGFDVDGRT, from the exons ATGACTTCAAACCCTTCACTTCTCCCTGAGATCGGACCTGACGGTCTCGCTAAAGAAGCCCCTGTCATCAGCTACACGGAGAAG ATCATCGAAGCAGAACAGCTTCAATTGCAGAA aTACATTCAAGAAAACTATTCTAAAATTCGTGATGTGGAGCGTGAGCTTGCAAATCTTTCACTGGAGATGAAACTTACAGCTGGTCCGAAAAAAGCAG CACTTGAACATTTGAGAAAGAAAATTGAGACGTCAACAGAAAGAATCCGTCTGGCCAAGCTAAAGGAAGAGCAGGCACGGAAG GCGTGGGAATCTGCCTCACAAGTAGTAAGAGATGAGGAAGCAATGAAACAAAAGCTCTGTGAAGACTTGAGTAATCTG GTTCAAGAAAGCAGTAACTCTCAGTTTGCTCGGCTGGAGGAATTAAAAAGAAGATTGGAAGCTTTGAATCCAAGTCGTGCATCAACTAATCTTCAT GATGGGAGATCGGCAGCTTCTTCTCAGGATAGTACACCCCAGGGTTCCTCTGTCCTCAATGCAAAGGAGTCAAATGAGGGATCAACCGAGAGCGTTTCCAACCAAAGTAATGGTCAGAAAGCTACGGTGAGAAATGGACCTAATCAGCAGCCACATAATGAAGGCGAGGGAAGAAGTAAGAAGAAAGTCAACTTGCAATCAAAAGGAAAGGGAATTGGTGTTGTGGCCAAGGGTAGATCTTCAACTCCTGGCTGGACTGGGGCTGGCTTCGATGTAGATGGCAGAACCTGA
- the LOC114190668 gene encoding probable fructokinase-7 isoform X1 codes for MANVTSSGKSNDLTNENGKGNGGLVVCFGEMLIDFVPTVGGVSLAEAPAFQKAAGGAPANVAVGIARLGGSSAFVGKVGADEFGYMLVDILKQNNVDTSGIKFDPNARTALAFVTLRADGEREFLFFRNPSADMLLQESELATDLIKKAKIFHYGSISLIHEPCKSAHLAAMKIAKDSGCILSYDPNLRLALWPSAEAARNGIKSIWDQADVIKISEDEITFLTCGDDPYDDDVVLKKLFHPNLKLLIVTEGSGGCRYYTQELKGRVAGVKVNAVDTTGAGDAFVSGIMYNLASDQSIFQNEERLRKALYFANVCGAITVTGRGAIPALPTKEAVLQFAET; via the exons ATGGCCAACGTTACCTCCTCAG GTAAATCAAACGATCTCACAAATGAAAACGGTAAGGGAAACGGTGGACTCGTTGTTTGCTTTGGTGAAATGTTAATAGATTTTGTGCCAACAGTGGGTGGAGTGTCACTAGCTGAAGCACCTGCTTTCCAGAAAGCTGCTGGTGGTGCACCTGCCAATGTGGCTGTTGGCATCGCTAGGCTTGGTGGTTCATCTGCTTTTGTAGGCAAG GTTGGAGCAGATGAATTTGGGTATATGTTGGTTGATATTTTAAAGCAGAACAATGTTGACACATCTGGCATAAAGTTTGACCCTAATGCAAGAACTGCTTTAGCTTTTGTTACACTTAGAGCTGATGGCGAGCGTGAGTTTTTGTTTTTCCGAAATCCTAGTGCTGATATGCTTCTTCAAGAGTCAGAGCTTGCTACCGATCTCATAAAGAAg GCTAAAATATTCCATTATGGTTCCATCAGCTTGATTCACGAACCATGCAAGTCAGCTCATCTTGCTGCTATGAAAATTGCTAAAGACTCTGGTTGCATTCTCTCATATGATCCAAATTTGAGATTGGCACTATGGCCCTCTGCTGAGGCTGCTCGGAATGGCATAAAGAGTATATGGGATCAAGCCGATGTCATAAAG ATAAGTGAGGACGAGATAACATTTTTGACTTGTGGTGATGATCCTTACGATGATGATGTTGTGTTAAAGAAGCTTTTTCACCCTAATCTTAAGCTTTTAATCGTTACTGAAGGGTCAGGAGGTTGTAGATATTACACCCAG GAATTGAAGGGCAGGGTTGCAGGTGTCAAAGTTAATGCTGTTGACACAACTGGTGCTGGTGATGCATTTGTTAGTGGTATTATGTATAACTTAGCTTCTGACCAAAGTATTTTCCAG AATGAGGAACGTCTCCGAAAAGCTCTGTATTTTGCGAATGTATGTGGTGCCATCACAGTAACAGGGAGAGGGGCAATTCCTGCACTACCCACAAAAGAAGCTGTTCTGCAATTCGCTGAAACATAA
- the LOC114190668 gene encoding probable fructokinase-7 isoform X2 has translation MILLSLGKSNDLTNENGKGNGGLVVCFGEMLIDFVPTVGGVSLAEAPAFQKAAGGAPANVAVGIARLGGSSAFVGKVGADEFGYMLVDILKQNNVDTSGIKFDPNARTALAFVTLRADGEREFLFFRNPSADMLLQESELATDLIKKAKIFHYGSISLIHEPCKSAHLAAMKIAKDSGCILSYDPNLRLALWPSAEAARNGIKSIWDQADVIKISEDEITFLTCGDDPYDDDVVLKKLFHPNLKLLIVTEGSGGCRYYTQELKGRVAGVKVNAVDTTGAGDAFVSGIMYNLASDQSIFQNEERLRKALYFANVCGAITVTGRGAIPALPTKEAVLQFAET, from the exons ATGATTCTTCTCTCTCTTG GTAAATCAAACGATCTCACAAATGAAAACGGTAAGGGAAACGGTGGACTCGTTGTTTGCTTTGGTGAAATGTTAATAGATTTTGTGCCAACAGTGGGTGGAGTGTCACTAGCTGAAGCACCTGCTTTCCAGAAAGCTGCTGGTGGTGCACCTGCCAATGTGGCTGTTGGCATCGCTAGGCTTGGTGGTTCATCTGCTTTTGTAGGCAAG GTTGGAGCAGATGAATTTGGGTATATGTTGGTTGATATTTTAAAGCAGAACAATGTTGACACATCTGGCATAAAGTTTGACCCTAATGCAAGAACTGCTTTAGCTTTTGTTACACTTAGAGCTGATGGCGAGCGTGAGTTTTTGTTTTTCCGAAATCCTAGTGCTGATATGCTTCTTCAAGAGTCAGAGCTTGCTACCGATCTCATAAAGAAg GCTAAAATATTCCATTATGGTTCCATCAGCTTGATTCACGAACCATGCAAGTCAGCTCATCTTGCTGCTATGAAAATTGCTAAAGACTCTGGTTGCATTCTCTCATATGATCCAAATTTGAGATTGGCACTATGGCCCTCTGCTGAGGCTGCTCGGAATGGCATAAAGAGTATATGGGATCAAGCCGATGTCATAAAG ATAAGTGAGGACGAGATAACATTTTTGACTTGTGGTGATGATCCTTACGATGATGATGTTGTGTTAAAGAAGCTTTTTCACCCTAATCTTAAGCTTTTAATCGTTACTGAAGGGTCAGGAGGTTGTAGATATTACACCCAG GAATTGAAGGGCAGGGTTGCAGGTGTCAAAGTTAATGCTGTTGACACAACTGGTGCTGGTGATGCATTTGTTAGTGGTATTATGTATAACTTAGCTTCTGACCAAAGTATTTTCCAG AATGAGGAACGTCTCCGAAAAGCTCTGTATTTTGCGAATGTATGTGGTGCCATCACAGTAACAGGGAGAGGGGCAATTCCTGCACTACCCACAAAAGAAGCTGTTCTGCAATTCGCTGAAACATAA